One genomic segment of Brassica napus cultivar Da-Ae chromosome A3, Da-Ae, whole genome shotgun sequence includes these proteins:
- the LOC106443382 gene encoding transcription factor SPEECHLESS-like, with the protein MSDFLEECEFVDTSLAEDDLFAILESLEGAGEISPTAASTPKDGATSSKELVTDPNYETPSPKKKRKRLETEKEDEEEEDGEEEENKQQKMSHVTVERNRRKQMNEHLTVLRSLMPCFYVKRGDQASIIGGVVEYISELQQVLQSLEAKKQRKTYAEVLSPRLVPSPRPSPPVLSPRKPPLSPRISHHHLLLSPISPRTPQPTSPYLAHAPQLPLIPQPPLRSYSSLAGGSSLGDPPPYSPASSSSSPSVSSIRESSVINELVANSKSALADVEVKFSGANVLLKTVSHKIPGQVLKIIAALEDLALEILQVNINTADETMLNSFTIKIGIECQLSAEELAQQIQQTFC; encoded by the exons ATGTCGGATTTTCTTGAAGAGTGTGAATTTGTCGACACTTCACTAGCCGAAGATGATCTATTTGCCATCTTAGAGAGTCTTGAAGGCGCCGGAGAGATATCTCCAACGGCTGCATCTACACCTAAAGATGGAGCCACAAGTTCCAAAGAGTTAGTAACTGATCCAAACTATGAAACTCCATCTCctaagaagaagaggaaaagactAGAAACcgagaaagaagatgaagaagaagaagacggagaagaagaagagaataagCAACAAAAGATGTCTCACGTAACCGTGGAACGCAACAGGAGAAAGCAAATGAATGAGCACTTAACCGTTTTACGTTCTCTTATGCCTTGTTTCTACGTCAAAAGG GGGGACCAAGCATCGATAATTGGAGGAGTTGTGGAATACATTAGCGAGCTACAACAAGTTCTTCAATCTTTAGAAGCCAAGAAACAACGTAAGACATACGCAGAAGTCCTTAGCCCGAGACTAGTCCCGAGTCCTCGCCCTTCACCACCTGTCCTAAGCCCGCGAAAACCACCTCTTAGCCCGCGTATCAGCCAccatcatctccttctttctccTATAAGCCCTCGAACCCCTCAGCCTACAAGCCCATACCTGGCCCATGCTCCGCAACTACCCCTCATCCCACAGCCTCCTCTTCGTTCTTATAGCTCATTGGCTGGTGGTAGCAGCTTAGGGGACCCACCTCCATACTCTCcagcttcatcttcttcctctccttcaGTTAGTAGTATCCGTGAGAGTAGTGTGATAAATGAGCTCGTCGCTAACTCTAAGTCGGCTTTGGCTGACGTGGAAGTGAAGTTCTCAGGAGCTAATGTGCTGCTCAAAACGGTGTCGCATAAGATCCCTGGACAGGTTTTGAAGATAATCGCTGCTCTTGAGGATTTGGCTCTCGAGATTCTTCAGGTTAATATTAACACCGCCGACGAAACCATGCTTAATTCTTTCACCATCAAG aTTGGAATTGAGTGCCAACTAAGTGCCGAAGAACTGGCTCAACAAATTCAGCAAACATTCTGCTAG